The Acidithiobacillus ferrooxidans ATCC 23270 genomic interval TATCCGCGTGGAGTTGGAGGCCCTGAGTGCGGCGGATCTGGTGCGGATACTGCAGGAGCCGGAGAATGCGCTGGTCCGGCAATACGGTGCGTTGCTGGCCAGCGACGGGCTGGCTTTACACTTTACCCAGGATGGCGTGCAGCGTATCGCCGAAATTGCCCAGCAGGTGAATGAACGCGTGGAGAACATCGGCGCCCGGCGCCTGCATACGGTCATGGAGCGGCTGCTGGAAGAGGTGGCTTTTGTCGCACCGGACGGCAGCACCACGGCCCTGGAGGTGGATGCCGCCTATGTGGACAGCCGTCTGAAAGATCTGGCGCAGGACGAGGATTTATCTCGTTATATTTTGTGAAGGGGATAACTGTACAGCGGGGTCAGGGCTTGATGTAGAGGGCACCGGCCTCTTGGGCATCCGCAATGGCGATGATGCCGGCGGCGACCAGTTGGCTGCCCGCAGGCCGGTCTTCAGGGTTCAACCCCATGTTACGCAAGCTGTTTTCACAAAAATCGACCTGCACTCCGGCACTGATGCGCTCTTCGATCTCGCGCCGCCAGTGGCCCTTTGCCCAGAGGGACACGGGTGCCTGACCATTCGCGATGACCCGCAGGCTTTGCGCCGGAGCCGCTGTCTGGGCATTACGCAGATTGGCCAGCAGATTAGGCCAGCGCCCAGCATCGTCAACGTGAAAAAGCAGTACGGCGCTCAAGCTACCGCCGCCGTCGTCAGCATTTGTTGACGCAGCTTGCCCATACTGCTTTTTTCCAGTTGCCGCACCCGTTCTGCCGAAACACCCAGCTCATCGCCCAACACCTGCAAGGTCTTGGGGTCGTCGCTCAGCCAGCGGTTTTCAATGATGTAGCGATCCCTCTGGGGCAGGGCCGACAACGCCGTATGCAAGGCCCTGTGCTGCTGCTGATCCCAGTCCCGCTCCACCAGTTGCTCAATGGGCGACCCGGTGGGATCCGCCAGATCCGGAGCACGTCCGCCCTCCCGTTCCTCATCCGGTTCGAGGTTGAGCGAATAGTCGTAACCAGACATCCGCCCTTCCATCTCCAGTACCTGGGCCTGGGTAACGCCCAGATCGTCCGCCATGGCGGCACTTTCCTCACCGCTCATCCAGCCGGTATGGCTGCGGCTGGAACGGAGGTTGAAGAACAGTTTGCGTTGCGCCTTGGTGGTGGCCACCTTGACAATACGCCAGTTGCGCAGGATGAATTCGTGAATCTCCGCCTTGACCCAATGCACCGCAAAGGAGACCAGACGTACGCCATGATCCGGGTCGTAACGCTTCACCGCCTTCATCAGGCCGATATTGCCCTCCTGAATCAAGTCGGCTTCCTGCAATCCATATCCCCGATAACCCCGCGCCACCCGCACCACGAAGCGCAGGTGGCTGAGCACCAGATCCTTGGCCGCATCCACATCGCCGTGATCGCGCAGGCGCCGGGCCAGATCACGTTCTTCTTCCGGCCGCAGCAGCGGTTGGGCGTTCACAAAACGCAGATACCCCGCCAGCCCGTCGGGGCTGACCAAATCTCTACTGGCTATCGCAAGTTCCTTCATGGCAATCCTCATGCACCGTCCTGCGTACTTGGACTCTGAACACGGCCGCACGTTCCGTCTGGTGGATTCTGATTCACGACACATCACCCGGCATATGGAGCTATCGTCCCGCTCTTTCAAGGACGGGCCGCAAAAACCCGCCCTCAGGAAAAAGTATGGTCGAGGTGCCGCCCGACTGCAAGGCGGGATCCCAGCCAGCCGAGAAGCGCACTGGCAGCGATGAGAACAAGGCCCTGCCCGGAACTCAGACCCAGCAGATGAAAACGGGTACCGTAGAGTTCCGCCAGCCGTTCCACAGGCCCCTGCAAGACCGATACCGTGACGGCGACAATCATCCAGGCCAGCACCCCGGCCACTGCCCCCTGAAACAGGCCCTGGTAAAGAAAGGGGCGGCGGATGAAGGCGCGGGTGGCCCCCACCAGACTCGCCACATCGATTTCGTCACGCCGCTGGGCGATGTGCAGGCGAATGGTGTTACCCATGACCAGAATAACGCCCACCGCGAGCAATCCGGCGAGAATCCAGACCGCGCGCTGACCCAGCGCAAGTATCGCCTGCAGACGGGCCACCCAGCCCAGGTCTGACTGTGCACTGGCCACCCCCGGCTGCCGGCCCC includes:
- a CDS encoding DsrE family protein, with the translated sequence MSAVLLFHVDDAGRWPNLLANLRNAQTAAPAQSLRVIANGQAPVSLWAKGHWRREIEERISAGVQVDFCENSLRNMGLNPEDRPAGSQLVAAGIIAIADAQEAGALYIKP
- the rpoH gene encoding RNA polymerase sigma factor RpoH is translated as MKELAIASRDLVSPDGLAGYLRFVNAQPLLRPEEERDLARRLRDHGDVDAAKDLVLSHLRFVVRVARGYRGYGLQEADLIQEGNIGLMKAVKRYDPDHGVRLVSFAVHWVKAEIHEFILRNWRIVKVATTKAQRKLFFNLRSSRSHTGWMSGEESAAMADDLGVTQAQVLEMEGRMSGYDYSLNLEPDEEREGGRAPDLADPTGSPIEQLVERDWDQQQHRALHTALSALPQRDRYIIENRWLSDDPKTLQVLGDELGVSAERVRQLEKSSMGKLRQQMLTTAAVA
- the ftsX gene encoding permease-like cell division protein FtsX, whose protein sequence is MNLHIRLEAAKNALNTLIRQPVATFMTVFALAIVLALPVGLFAALNNLQQLLGHWQDQAQISLFLHQEASAAQIQNLQTLLERGTGVVSVRYVGKAAALTEFEHTAGMRAAIQTLGENPLPASFVVELNPLAQSPSALQTLVAYWGRQPGVASAQSDLGWVARLQAILALGQRAVWILAGLLAVGVILVMGNTIRLHIAQRRDEIDVASLVGATRAFIRRPFLYQGLFQGAVAGVLAWMIVAVTVSVLQGPVERLAELYGTRFHLLGLSSGQGLVLIAASALLGWLGSRLAVGRHLDHTFS